The stretch of DNA GTCTTGCAAGGTCTGAGTTTGTGTGTTGGCATGAACGAGTGTGTGGGCTCAGTTCACCCATTGACGTTATGTTCAGATGTTCTGAGATCATATGATCCCATGGCACTAAAAGTGGATTATGCCATAAGATCagaatcagaaaatcacattgatctTAAACTCTGCAAATCCTCATATTTGTTTTCCACTGGGGAACAACCCGATCTGTCTCTTTCTATATCTTTCTCTGTAATTATCAGTCCAGGAGAGAGCCTAGTCTCCCATAGCCATACCCGCACTCCCTGCTGTGTAGGTCTTCTCCCACTTCCGGCTGTCACCTGTTCTGCGGCtgtggcatgcacacacacctccatAGCTTTCTTGTGACCTTTTATCAGGCACACATGCACCCTCATTAACCATTATTGTATTGAATGGGTGGATTAGCTGTAAAGTAATTAACATCTCTCAGGCCCAGATGGGAGGCCGGCCTTTTCACCCTCTTTGTGAAAGTGGATATTGAAAACCTGTCGCCCTAGGTGACGCCATTCTCGCAAAGCCATGGGGGCTATGTTATGCTTAGACCTTTCCATTTATTCAGTCCACTTACTTGCCATAAGAGGTGACGTTTTGCCATGACAAAAGAGCGATGCAGTAGTCAAAACAGATTTAATCACTCCAAATACTCAGCGGGGAATGCAACAGTTGCCACGTCCCTCTCATGGGTTGGACATCAAATCATGAGAGGTCTTCAAATGAATGCTGCTACAGGTATTGTGAGAAATACAGACCCACTAGtgcagttttttggggggttgtgtTCAAATGGGGAACCGTAGGGTGTAGGTAGCtttgaaataatacattattaataACCAGTTTTTTTATTTCCTGAAATTCTGTGTCTCCTGAGAGCATGTTCACACGGTGTGTCAGAATATAGGCACTGTGCTTTCAACAAGAAGTTGTCTAAATGTGTATCTTCTCAAACATACATCCACAGACTGAACCCACAGTTCTGCGTCttccctgttcctctctagggCGCTTggtcacacatacatgcacacacacatacgcacgcacacagttCAACTTGAGTGTGCTCAATTAGTTGCACATTATGAAACCACTCCAGAAGAACAATGCGATAAataccaagcacacacacacacacacacacgcagcacagaACTCTTGACTGTTAAGTGTGTGAAGCAATGTACATTAACACCCCTAAAGAACTGATCCATCTGTTATAACCTCTGATCTCAAAGCATTTTATTCTGAAATGTTTTGGTCAGAGATCAGCAGAAGATCCTCATCGAAAAGTTGGGGGTTAGGGGGAGTGTGTTGGCAATGGGCATATCTGCTGCTGATGATATAATCCTATTAATGAGTTTGGAATGGGGAGAGGCTATACGTCTGGTGCCCAAATGGATGACGTTTGTCTGCCAAGCAAGAGTCGAGTTCAGTTTAGCCAGTCATCCCGATGAGCCCTttccagcaagctagctagtttattTTTGTGGCTAGAAACTTCGGTGAGAATTTGAAACGTTGAAACGGACTTGGGAGTGTTTAGAATCATTCTCTTTTTATCGGAGtaattgttatgtttattttttattatttgaatgTAACGTTAGACGTTAATGCCGTAGTTGTACATTTTCAGGTGAAAATCACGACAATAAACCCTGGCCTTATATTGGCTAAACTatctagctacttccctctccttactgtGGCAAgcgggagcgaaggacactgtgcCCCGCGTTGCCGGTTTGCAGCGcaaactctccccattgagcagtatAGGCTGCATCTCTGTGACATTCAGATGGTTACTACCAATATGTTATTTCTcgtgtaggctgctatcctactcAAAATAAAATGAAGTGGGATGGAACAAATTGGAGATGGTGACCAATGCTACAAGTTATTTCTCCCTCGCCCTTCAAAATACACATCACTTTCTCTCATAAGTTTTATCTAGCACCATGCTGTTGCCAGCTAGCCAGCATAAACGAAGGGCATATCAGAACGATTTACTGAACCGTATCGATTCGTGTCCACACTCGACTCTCAGCTGTGCGACACACTTCATCCATTTAGGCACCAGGCATGTCCGTATAGCTTCTCCCCATGAAATGTTCTTTAGCAGGCTATTAGAGCACAAGCATGCCGCTGTCCCTCCCTATCTTGCTGTTTGTGCTATTTCCCCTGGCTATTAAAACATACTCGGCCCATCATCATTATATCATCCCCTCTGTTCCTTTCTCATGTCTCCATCCTGGGCCAGGAATCCCAAGTGTTTCCGCTCCCATTCACCACACAGTAGTAGcagaccacctctctctctctttgccgtCTCTCTAGTCTTATTTTAATGTGAGGTATATTATAACCACTTTCTGTTGTAGTGGTGTCTTGTGCTGTACGACCCCCGAACTTGAAGTTTGTTGCACACCTACATTTCAGTTTATATTTTAATTCTCTGCATTTAAACTCACTGTGTGAACAGGAAACCGAGCAAGGTGAGATCCTAAATGTACACTAATGCCTGTCACTCCTCTGTTTGTCTGCCAGGCGTCTGCAGTGTGCTTGCGAGCCCCCGTGTCAGAGTCCCTGTCCCGGCTGCAGAGGGACCAGCTGCAGAAGTTTGCCCAGTACCTCATCAGTGAGCTTCCCCAACAGGTAAGACTGTCGCACCACACTAACTGGTTAGATTATCTGCTAGCTTCACTTCAGGAATAATGGGTTGGCTGGGTATCTCAATGTGGAGGGTCATCATAACTAGGAGGCAAGTTTCAACCACTGAAAGTTACATTCAAATgtgtaaatataaatattgttgTATTAGCAAAGCCATATATTGTGCATAGAATCCTAGACACATTTCTCAATCCCTTTAGGCTCTTCAAAAACATTTAGATAATGTTGTTTATCTACTGAAATCACCAATAGTTGCAAAAATACATTCAGTTGAATGTGTGAACAATGTTGTTCTACCTCCCAGTGGCTAGGTCTGTAGAGGTAGCTATGCTCCGCCTGTAACAGGCCCAGTCTCAATACTCCCTTTGTCTGCCCCTTGTGCTACTGGGATAAAGAACACAGTAGTTGCATTGTCTCCTTATGTATTACAGTCAATAGTGCAGTGTTGGTCAGTGTAATGTTACTCAGCTCTAAGGCCAACTGTATTTCTTAGCTGTAATTAGAGCCTTGTGTTCAAAACGTAGGATTTAACAAGTAGCCATGAGAAGCTATGCCCCCCCACCCCTGAAACAATGGCGAAACCGATTGTCATAACCTATCATTAATGGATCTGAAACAGATTCTGTCATACTCATTAAAACTGATCTGTTATTTTTCTCCTCCAGATTTTGCCCACAGCCCAGAGGCTCCTGGATGAGCTCCTGTCCTCCCAGTCCACAGCCATCAACACAGTGTGTGGGGCTCCCGGTACGCCCTGCCTGCCTGCACTTCTGTTTGCCTCCTGCAGGGGGCAGCCTCTACTTCTCTCACAAGGGTTCATGATGTGATCGGAGACGATGATAATGAGTCAAAGTGCTGTGTATTGTATGGGGTGTAACTCACCACATCCGCCACCAATATGAGATAGAGGTTGCGTCCCACGCCCACAACTGTAGATAGtgcaaatggtagagagagaggcctgaGGGCGTTTTGctcatgtgtatatatgtgtggttTGAGCATGCTATAAAGTGGTTCAGATGGCCCTCATGACATGTTTCCCAATTTATCAGCTTAAATCAGCATCTTGACATTTCCTGTATGTTTGTTGTATTGCATTTCTCTGGCTTTGCGTTTACTCCCTGTCTCCTGTGTACAGACCCCACTGCTGGCCCCTCAGCCTCTGATCAGAGCACCTGGTATCTAGATGAGTCTACGCTCAGTGACAACATCAAGAAGACTCTGCACAAGTTCTGTGGCCCCTCTCCTGTTGTCTTCAGGTAAGACAGAGACTGGCATAGTCAAAGGTAACAGGTATATTACGGAGAGGACGCAGGTAATGTGTGGAAGTTTACTTgctaacctgtgtgtgtgctccctctctcccgGTGCAGTGACGTCAACTCCATGTACCTGTCATCTACGGAGCCTCCGGCGGCGGCAGAGTGGGCGTGTCTGCTGAGGCCGCTGAGGGGGCGGGAGCCCGAGGGGATCTGGAACCTCCTGTCCATCGTCAGGGAGATGCTCAAGAGGAGAGACAGCAATGCTGCACCCCTACTAGAGATCCTCACTGAGCAGTGTCTCACTTATGAACAGGTAACCCACACGTTACATACATACTTATTCACACATGATAGGACAGAGGTGACTGTTCTCTCCTCAGATCATTGGCTGGTGGTACAGCGTGCGTACGTCGGCATCCCACAGCAGTGCCAGCGGGCACACGGGGCGCAGTAACGGGCAGTCGGAGGTGGCAGCCCACGCCTGCGCCAGCATGTGTGATGAGATGGTCGTTCTGTGGAGGCTGGCTGTCCTAGACCCCACCATGAGCCCTCATAGGTGAGGTCACTTCCCTTTCTTCCTGTCTAACACTTACTTAGCCTTGGTTTCCTACATCAACTAGAATAGTGTCTAATACTGACAACACAgcactcctcctgtctctcttacCTTCAATTCTCACTTTCACAACCCATCCCATGTCTATATCTGTCTGCGTTGGGTTGATATACACTCTTTTGAGGCTCTGTTAAGTTCATCTGGTTAGAGCAGTAAGTGTTTGGGACATTGAGTGTATTAGACCAGGGCATCCTCCTGATCCACTGTGACCTGATTGCTGCTTTGCTTTTAGAGTGCTATGTGGTCTCACTCGACACTGTGTTAAATTAGCTCTTTGAGACGCAATGACAGAAAGCGAAATAAGGAACAACCGTGTCAGTTCCTTGCAGAaagctctttgtgtgtgtgtctttcagttAGTGGCAATTATcggaataatggtctgtgtgtgtgcttgtttgttacTATCGTCTCTGCTCTGTGGCCCTTGTTTCCTTGACTGACTATAACAATGTGTGTCTACGTTTCTTTTTACACCATCCCATAGGCGTTTGGAGCTGGCTGCCCAGCTCAAGCAGTGGCATCTGAAAGTGATTGAGATCGTGAAGCGAGGACAACACCGCAAGTCCCTGGACAAACTGTTCCAGGGCTTCAAGCCAGCCGTGGAGTCCTGCTACTTCAACTGGGAGGTGGCCTACCCACTGCCAGGCATCACCTACTGCAGTGCAGACAAGAAGAGCGCTTCCTTCTGCTGGGCCAGGGCAGTGCAGCAGCAGAGAGGGGCCAAGGCTGGCCTGGCTGGAGACCCCCCTGAACCTGGAGGAGGGAGATCTGGCAGTTCTGAGGGAGGTGGGGGAGACTACAAGGGCAGAAGTCCCCAACAAGAAGTGGCGGTCAGGCCCAAAGAGACCATCGTGAGCAAGAGGAAGGGGTTGTCGGCCGGGGGCGGAGGAGGGGTCCTAGTGCGGCTAGGGggcagtgtgtctctctctctagaggaGGGCAGTAGTAAGGGGATGTACAAAGGCGCAGGTTCCTCCTCGTCCACTGGGGGCAAGGCTAAGATAGCCCAGGGGGGCAAGTCGTCCTCTGGGGGATCAGGAGTGGTAGGGGGAAAACACCAAGCGGCCAAGCGGCGCACCAGCAGTGAGGACAGCTCCCTCGAGCCTGACATGGCCGAGCTGAGCCTGGATGATGGCTCCAGTCTGGCGCTGGGTGCTGAGGCCAGCAACACCTTTGACTTCATGCCCCCGCCGCCTGAGATGCTGCCCTCACCAAGCCCGCTACTCAGAGAGCCACACAAATACAGTGGGGGAGGGAAAGGGGCCGGAAACACGCCCAAGGAGCGCGCCTTCGAGGGCAAACGGGTCACCCTTGCTGCCACCCTGCCTGCCACTGAGCCCCAGCCCGCTTTCCCCACCAAAGAGAACGCTGCTGTCATCGTGGAAGCAGCCATTACCGTGGAGAAGGTGGTGAATGTGGAGGCGGAGATGAATGGAAATGAGGAGGCGGCCATCGCTGGAGACGCTCGGCCCTCCACCTCGGTTGTTACCGTGACTGCAGCTGCTGCCAAGTCACCGCGTGGTGCCCGCCGAGAAACTGGCACCGAAGCCGTAGCCCTGCCCAATCAGGCCCCAGAGGGAGCAGCAGAAGCAGGGGCAGGAGGAGACCCTGTAGGAGAGGATGACTACCAGGCCTACTTTCTGAATTCAGCTAAtgaggagggggcagagagagtgtCGGAGAACAACAATGAGGAGGAACCAGACATCTTTGCTGGGATCAAGCCACTGGAGCAGGAGGGCCAGATGGAGGTGCTGTTTGCGTGTGCAGAGGCCCTCCACGCTCACGGCTACAGCAACGATGCCTGCAGACTGGCAGTGGAGCTGGCTGGAGACCTGCTGGCCAACCCTCCAGACCTGAAGGTGGAGCAGCCCCAGACCAAGGGCAAGAAGAGCAAGGTGTCCACCAGCAGGCAGACCCAGGTGGCCACCAACACGCTGGTTAAGACCTCCTTCCTGCTGACGGTGCTGAGCGAGAGGCTGGAGCTTCACAACCTGGCCTTCAGCACGGGTATGTTCTCTCTGGAGCTGCAGAGGCCCCCAGCCTCCACCAAGGCCCTGGAGGTCAAGCTTGCCTACCAGGAGTCAGAGGTGGTGGCTCTGCTGAAGAAAATCCCTCTGGGCCTGGTGGAGATGACGTCCATACGGGACAGGGCCGAGCAGCTCCGAGACGGGAACTTCTGTGACTACAGGCCCGTCCTGCCCCTCATGCTGGCCAGCTTCATATTTGATGTGCTGTGTACCCCAGGTGAATCTCACTACATATTTTAAATTTGCCATGTTTTTTCCTTCCACATTGAGATTCTGTTTGAGctcacacaatacatacacagaTATATAACGTTTACTTGATAATTGATCTGAATTACACGTCATGCAGTCATCACACAAGTGAGACTTCCAGTCATTTATATTTCACCTCGTCCCCCTCTCTATGTTGTTTGTACAGTTGTGTCCCCCACAGGTTCCCGTCCGCCTAGCCGTAATCGGAACAACGAGATGCCTGGAGATGAGGAGCTGGGCTTTGAGGCGGCTGTAGCAGCACTGGGTAAGATCAACCACAAGGTTTTTTGCATTTACACCTTCAGAAAGAGGCAGGCGCCATTTAGTGGTTCCGTGTTGAGGTTAGTGATACTTAAATAGGAAAACGTCCTGGTACTAGTTTGGCTTAGAAACATATGAACTCTTTTGCTTCTGTCTTCATCTTTCTAACCCCCTGGTGTAGGTATGAAGACCACAGTGAGCGAGGCAGAGCatcctctgctgtgtgaggggaccaggagagagaaaggagacttGGCTCTGGCCCTCATGATCACATACAAGGATGACCAGAGCAAGCTGAAAAAGGTAGACCTTCTGCACTGTGGCCAGTAGAATAACTAGTTACCAACAAACATATTAATGCAtttttttgaatgcattttaagGCTTGTGGAtgactcaccctctctctctgaccttccAGATCCTGGACAAGCTGCTGGACAGAGAGAGCCAGACCCACAAGCCCCAGACCCTGAGCTCCTTCTACTCCAGCAAGCCAGCTGCCAGCAGTCAAAGGAGCCCGTCCAAGCACGCTACCCACACTGCTCACGGACACGGAGGTGCCACCGGAGGGGTGTCCAAACATGCACCCAACACCACAGCTGCAGCcgggtcctcctcctccttgcaaGCGGTGGCTGCTGGGGGGGCGGCAGGACAGCAGGCGGGTCTGGCGGGCAGTGGGGTGCAGAACAACTCCACAGCCGGAGAGTGTGTCAGTGAGGCCAGAGAGCAAGGTGAGACACAGACTGGGTGGTAATGACATACTTTACCTGTGATGCACTGAACATGAGGTGTTACCCTACCAATGCGAAACAGATTTGTTGAAAATGGAAGGAATTGTTTTAATCCAACTCTGTTACTACTGTTTAGATGTACAACTTATTCGATACATAACTTATTGTCTTAGCAGATGGCGTCCAGCCTGCGTCATGTGACCAGCCGAGTGAGGCTGTCCCATTCAAGCCAGAGGGCACAGTGCCGAGCCGCTTGGCGCTGGGAGGACGGGGGGCATACAGCGGGCGCTGCTGGGGCTCTCCTGTCCGCCAGAAGAAGAAACACACAGGTAACCATGACAACCCCACCTCAACCTCAGATTAAGACACTGGCTGTCTCTCAAATAACAGCCTATACTGTATAGTGTGCACTGCATTTGAACAGGGTGTATTGTATGACTCGAATGGCCATCTAGAGGTAGTATTGACACGTGGCTGACTAGATAGAAGTTTGAGTTTTAAGGGTTTTTACCTTGTTGTCCCAGGCATGGCGAGTATCGACAGCAGTGCTCCTGAGACCACCTCAGACAGCTCCCCCACCCTTAGTCGACGCCCACTCAGAGGGGGCTGGGCCGCAGCTTCCTGGGGGAGGGGCCAAGACAGTGACAGCATCAGCAGCTCCTCTTCTGATTCGCTAGGCTCCTCCTCATCCAGTGGCTCTCGCAGGGCCGGAGGCGGAGCTAGAGCAAAGAGCACAGACACCAGCAGGTGAGTGACTTCTACATATTCTATACACGTGTTGATGCCATCTGATTATTGGAGAACTCAACTAAGGTATTCACAAAAATATGCTAATTGAACATTCCTCTTCTCGCCCCCCTCTTAGGTATAAAGGGCGTCGTCCCGAGTGCCATGCACCACATGTGCCCAACCAACCGTCGGAGGCGGCGGCCCACTTCTACTTCGAGCTGGCCAAGACCGTGCTGATCAAGGCCGGGGGCAACAGCTCCACCTCCATCTTCACCCAGCCCTCAGCCAGTGGAGGCCACCAGGGGCCCCACCGCAACTTGCACCTCTGTGCCTTTGAGATCGGCCTGTACGCCCTAGGCCTGCACAACTTTGTCTCACCTAACTGGCTCTCCAGGACCTACTCCTCCCACGTCTCCTGGATCACAGGTGAGGGGCTTTGTTTTTCTCTGTCCTTTCTCATCGGGATAGTTCACCCCAAAAGCGAAGTTTCTTCTTTCATAGTCCATGAGACAGTAGTAGCTATAATGaatgtctctccctcttcccctccaggCCAGGCCATGGAGATCGGCAGTGCTGCCCTCAACATCCTGGTGGAATGCTGGGACGGGCACCTCACCCCTCCCGAGGTGGCATCACTGGCCGACAGAGCATCACGGGCGCGGGATCCTAACATGGTTCGCGCTGCGGCTGAGCTGGCCCTAAGCTGCCTGCCCCATGCACACGCCCTCAACCCCAATGAGATCCAGAGGGCCCTGGTGCAGTGCAAGGAACAGGTACATGTCCGGTACTCTTCAGTTCTGCAGAAGACACATCGGACTACTCATGTAGGCTGGGCATCCTTTTATTCTTTTACCCTTTTATCCATTTTGTCCTGAAAattctatttttttctttctttttcttaatCTCAtaatttcttctccctctctcgtcaccccctcccctcctctctccctgcaggaCAAYGTGATGCTAGAGAAAGCCTGTATGGCTGTAGAGGAGGCAGCCAAGGGGGGCGGTGTGTACCCTGAGGTTCTGTTTGAGGT from Salvelinus sp. IW2-2015 linkage group LG25, ASM291031v2, whole genome shotgun sequence encodes:
- the zswim8 gene encoding zinc finger SWIM domain-containing protein 8 isoform X3 gives rise to the protein MELMFAEWEDGERFSFEDSDRFEEDSLCSFISEAESLCQNWRGWRKQSAGPNSPTVKIKDGQVIPLVELSAKQVAFHIPFEVVEKVYPPVPEQLQLRIAYWSFPENEEDIRLYSCLANGSPDEFQRGEQLYRMRAVKDPLQIGFHLSATVVSPQAGQSKGAYNVAVMFDRCRITSCSCTCGAGAKWCAHVVALCLFRIHNASAVCLRAPVSESLSRLQRDQLQKFAQYLISELPQQILPTAQRLLDELLSSQSTAINTVCGAPDPTAGPSASDQSTWYLDESTLSDNIKKTLHKFCGPSPVVFSDVNSMYLSSTEPPAAAEWACLLRPLRGREPEGIWNLLSIVREMLKRRDSNAAPLLEILTEQCLTYEQIIGWWYSVRTSASHSSASGHTGRSNGQSEVAAHACASMCDEMVVLWRLAVLDPTMSPHRRLELAAQLKQWHLKVIEIVKRGQHRKSLDKLFQGFKPAVESCYFNWEVAYPLPGITYCSADKKSASFCWARAVQQQRGAKAGLAGDPPEPGGGRSGSSEGGGGDYKGRSPQQEVAVRPKETIVSKRKGLSAGGGGGVLVRLGGSVSLSLEEGSSKGMYKGAGSSSSTGGKAKIAQGGKSSSGGSGVVGGKHQAAKRRTSSEDSSLEPDMAELSLDDGSSLALGAEASNTFDFMPPPPEMLPSPSPLLREPHKYSGGGKGAGNTPKERAFEGKRVTLAATLPATEPQPAFPTKENAAVIVEAAITVEKVVNVEAEMNGNEEAAIAGDARPSTSVVTVTAAAAKSPRGARRETGTEAVALPNQAPEGAAEAGAGGDPVGEDDYQAYFLNSANEEGAERVSENNNEEEPDIFAGIKPLEQEGQMEVLFACAEALHAHGYSNDACRLAVELAGDLLANPPDLKVEQPQTKGKKSKVSTSRQTQVATNTLVKTSFLLTVLSERLELHNLAFSTGMFSLELQRPPASTKALEVKLAYQESEVVALLKKIPLGLVEMTSIRDRAEQLRDGNFCDYRPVLPLMLASFIFDVLCTPVVSPTGSRPPSRNRNNEMPGDEELGFEAAVAALGMKTTVSEAEHPLLCEGTRREKGDLALALMITYKDDQSKLKKILDKLLDRESQTHKPQTLSSFYSSKPAASSQRSPSKHATHTAHGHGGATGGVSKHAPNTTAAAGSSSSLQAVAAGGAAGQQAGLAGSGVQNNSTAGECVSEAREQADGVQPASCDQPSEAVPFKPEGTVPSRLALGGRGAYSGRCWGSPVRQKKKHTGMASIDSSAPETTSDSSPTLSRRPLRGGWAAASWGRGQDSDSISSSSSDSLGSSSSSGSRRAGGGARAKSTDTSRYKGRRPECHAPHVPNQPSEAAAHFYFELAKTVLIKAGGNSSTSIFTQPSASGGHQGPHRNLHLCAFEIGLYALGLHNFVSPNWLSRTYSSHVSWITGQAMEIGSAALNILVECWDGHLTPPEVASLADRASRARDPNMVRAAAELALSCLPHAHALNPNEIQRALVQCKEQVHVRYSSVLQKTHRTTHDNVMLEKACMAVEEAAKGGGVYPEVLFEVAHQWYWLYEQTVGGGSGAQREGPGRCGANGGAGRRPPETGHGVMDNIGNMDSSGVATVTASVTAAAVVPVISVGSTIYQSHALPGSAMAHPHTQGLHPYTTIQAHLPTVCTPQYLGHPLQHVPRPTVFPVSGGAYPQCVCVPSQGMHPAFIGAQYPFSVATGPHPPMAATAVTFPGVPVPSMTQIAVHPYHTETGLPLSTTVAGAASFSPFYPVGGVHSGATIQAIQGSSLPGMSSQPVSLVSAPFPSEDEQHSQPISQQGLHYLHSAYRVGMLALEMLGRRAHNDHPNNFSRSPPYTEDVKWLLGLAARLGVNYVYQFCVGAAKGVLSPFVLQEIIMEALQRLNPAHIHAHLRTPAFHQLVQRCQQAYLQYIHHRLIHLTPADYDDFVNIIRSARGAFCLTPVGMMQFNDVLQNLKRGKQTKELWQRISLEMATFSP
- the zswim8 gene encoding zinc finger SWIM domain-containing protein 8 isoform X1, which produces MELMFAEWEDGERFSFEDSDRFEEDSLCSFISEAESLCQNWRGWRKQSAGPNSPTVKIKDGQVIPLVELSAKQVAFHIPFEVVEKVYPPVPEQLQLRIAYWSFPENEEDIRLYSCLANGSPDEFQRGEQLYRMRAVKDPLQIGFHLSATVVSPQAGQSKGAYNVAVMFDRCRITSCSCTCGAGAKWCAHVVALCLFRIHNASAVCLRAPVSESLSRLQRDQLQKFAQYLISELPQQILPTAQRLLDELLSSQSTAINTVCGAPDPTAGPSASDQSTWYLDESTLSDNIKKTLHKFCGPSPVVFSDVNSMYLSSTEPPAAAEWACLLRPLRGREPEGIWNLLSIVREMLKRRDSNAAPLLEILTEQCLTYEQIIGWWYSVRTSASHSSASGHTGRSNGQSEVAAHACASMCDEMVVLWRLAVLDPTMSPHRRLELAAQLKQWHLKVIEIVKRGQHRKSLDKLFQGFKPAVESCYFNWEVAYPLPGITYCSADKKSASFCWARAVQQQRGAKAGLAGDPPEPGGGRSGSSEGGGGDYKGRSPQQEVAVRPKETIVSKRKGLSAGGGGGVLVRLGGSVSLSLEEGSSKGMYKGAGSSSSTGGKAKIAQGGKSSSGGSGVVGGKHQAAKRRTSSEDSSLEPDMAELSLDDGSSLALGAEASNTFDFMPPPPEMLPSPSPLLREPHKYSGGGKGAGNTPKERAFEGKRVTLAATLPATEPQPAFPTKENAAVIVEAAITVEKVVNVEAEMNGNEEAAIAGDARPSTSVVTVTAAAAKSPRGARRETGTEAVALPNQAPEGAAEAGAGGDPVGEDDYQAYFLNSANEEGAERVSENNNEEEPDIFAGIKPLEQEGQMEVLFACAEALHAHGYSNDACRLAVELAGDLLANPPDLKVEQPQTKGKKSKVSTSRQTQVATNTLVKTSFLLTVLSERLELHNLAFSTGMFSLELQRPPASTKALEVKLAYQESEVVALLKKIPLGLVEMTSIRDRAEQLRDGNFCDYRPVLPLMLASFIFDVLCTPVCTVVSPTGSRPPSRNRNNEMPGDEELGFEAAVAALGMKTTVSEAEHPLLCEGTRREKGDLALALMITYKDDQSKLKKILDKLLDRESQTHKPQTLSSFYSSKPAASSQRSPSKHATHTAHGHGGATGGVSKHAPNTTAAAGSSSSLQAVAAGGAAGQQAGLAGSGVQNNSTAGECVSEAREQADGVQPASCDQPSEAVPFKPEGTVPSRLALGGRGAYSGRCWGSPVRQKKKHTGMASIDSSAPETTSDSSPTLSRRPLRGGWAAASWGRGQDSDSISSSSSDSLGSSSSSGSRRAGGGARAKSTDTSRYKGRRPECHAPHVPNQPSEAAAHFYFELAKTVLIKAGGNSSTSIFTQPSASGGHQGPHRNLHLCAFEIGLYALGLHNFVSPNWLSRTYSSHVSWITGQAMEIGSAALNILVECWDGHLTPPEVASLADRASRARDPNMVRAAAELALSCLPHAHALNPNEIQRALVQCKEQVHVRYSSVLQKTHRTTHDNVMLEKACMAVEEAAKGGGVYPEVLFEVAHQWYWLYEQTVGGGSGAQREGPGRCGANGGAGRRPPETGHGVMDNIGNMDSSGVATVTASVTAAAVVPVISVGSTIYQSHALPGSAMAHPHTQGLHPYTTIQAHLPTVCTPQYLGHPLQHVPRPTVFPVSGGAYPQCVCVPSQGMHPAFIGAQYPFSVATGPHPPMAATAVTFPGVPVPSMTQIAVHPYHTETGLPLSTTVAGAASFSPFYPVGGVHSGATIQAIQGSSLPGMSSQPVSLVSAPFPSEDEQHSQPISQQGLHYLHSAYRVGMLALEMLGRRAHNDHPNNFSRSPPYTEDVKWLLGLAARLGVNYVYQFCVGAAKGVLSPFVLQEIIMEALQRLNPAHIHAHLRTPAFHQLVQRCQQAYLQYIHHRLIHLTPADYDDFVNIIRSARGAFCLTPVGMMQFNDVLQNLKRGKQTKELWQRISLEMATFSP
- the zswim8 gene encoding zinc finger SWIM domain-containing protein 8 isoform X4, which encodes MELMFAEWEDGERFSFEDSDRFEEDSLCSFISEAESLCQNWRGWRKQSAGPNSPTVKIKDGQVIPLVELSAKQVAFHIPFEVVEKVYPPVPEQLQLRIAYWSFPENEEDIRLYSCLANGSPDEFQRGEQLYRMRAVKDPLQIGFHLSATVVSPQAGQSKGAYNVAVMFDRCRITSCSCTCGAGAKWCAHVVALCLFRIHNASAVCLRAPVSESLSRLQRDQLQKFAQYLISELPQQILPTAQRLLDELLSSQSTAINTVCGAPDPTAGPSASDQSTWYLDESTLSDNIKKTLHKFCGPSPVVFSDVNSMYLSSTEPPAAAEWACLLRPLRGREPEGIWNLLSIVREMLKRRDSNAAPLLEILTEQCLTYEQIIGWWYSVRTSASHSSASGHTGRSNGQSEVAAHACASMCDEMVVLWRLAVLDPTMSPHRRLELAAQLKQWHLKVIEIVKRGQHRKSLDKLFQGFKPAVESCYFNWEVAYPLPGITYCSADKKSASFCWARAVQQQRGAKAGLAGDPPEPGGGRSGSSEGGGGDYKGRSPQQEVAVRPKETIVSKRKGLSAGGGGGVLVRLGGSVSLSLEEGSSKGMYKGAGSSSSTGGKAKIAQGGKSSSGGSGVVGGKHQAAKRRTSSEDSSLEPDMAELSLDDGSSLALGAEASNTFDFMPPPPEMLPSPSPLLREPHKYSGGGKGAGNTPKERAFEGKRVTLAATLPATEPQPAFPTKENAAVIVEAAITVEKVVNVEAEMNGNEEAAIAGDARPSTSVVTVTAAAAKSPRGARRETGTEAVALPNQAPEGAAEAGAGGDPVGEDDYQAYFLNSANEEGAERVSENNNEEEPDIFAGIKPLEQEGQMEVLFACAEALHAHGYSNDACRLAVELAGDLLANPPDLKVEQPQTKGKKSKVSTSRQTQVATNTLVKTSFLLTVLSERLELHNLAFSTGMFSLELQRPPASTKALEVKLAYQESEVVALLKKIPLGLVEMTSIRDRAEQLRDGNFCDYRPVLPLMLASFIFDVLCTPVCTVVSPTGSRPPSRNRNNEMPGDEELGFEAAVAALGMKTTVSEAEHPLLCEGTRREKGDLALALMITYKDDQSKLKKILDKLLDRESQTHKPQTLSSFYSSKPAASSQRSPSKHATHTAHGHGGATGGVSKHAPNTTAAAGSSSSLQAVAAGGAAGQQAGLAGSGVQNNSTAGECVSEAREQADGVQPASCDQPSEAVPFKPEGTVPSRLALGGRGAYSGRCWGSPVRQKKKHTGMASIDSSAPETTSDSSPTLSRRPLRGGWAAASWGRGQDSDSISSSSSDSLGSSSSSGSRRAGGGARAKSTDTSRYKGRRPECHAPHVPNQPSEAAAHFYFELAKTVLIKAGGNSSTSIFTQPSASGGHQGPHRNLHLCAFEIGLYALGLHNFVSPNWLSRTYSSHVSWITGQAMEIGSAALNILVECWDGHLTPPEVASLADRASRARDPNMVRAAAELALSCLPHAHALNPNEIQRALVQCKEQVHVRYSSVLQKTHRTTHDNVMLEKACMAVEEAAKGGGVYPEVLFEVAHQWYWLYEQTVGGGSGAQREGPGRCGANGGAGRRPPETGHGVMDNIGNMDSSGVATVTASVTAAAVVPVISVGSTIYQSHALPGSAMAHPHTQGLHPYTTIQAHLPTVCTPQYLGHPLQHVPRPTVFPVSGGAYPQGMHPAFIGAQYPFSVATGPHPPMAATAVTFPGVPVPSMTQIAVHPYHTETGLPLSTTVAGAASFSPFYPVGGVHSGATIQAIQGSSLPGMSSQPVSLVSAPFPSEDEQHSQPISQQGLHYLHSAYRVGMLALEMLGRRAHNDHPNNFSRSPPYTEDVKWLLGLAARLGVNYVYQFCVGAAKGVLSPFVLQEIIMEALQRLNPAHIHAHLRTPAFHQLVQRCQQAYLQYIHHRLIHLTPADYDDFVNIIRSARGAFCLTPVGMMQFNDVLQNLKRGKQTKELWQRISLEMATFSP